The following proteins are encoded in a genomic region of Vigna radiata var. radiata cultivar VC1973A unplaced genomic scaffold, Vradiata_ver6 scaffold_7, whole genome shotgun sequence:
- the LOC106753977 gene encoding LRR receptor-like serine/threonine-protein kinase RPK2, whose product MDLLFLLQCLLFFTSHHANALNASIPLDALSLLSFKSFVSSDPSNILAGWTNRSSSNLCRWHSVACGVAGGLSDRVTSLNVTGLDGGLLSPSVGDLSELRVLSLVGNMFSGEIPATVGNLRFLEVLELQGNNFSGRVPTQMSFTFLQSLKLVNLSGNAFSGSIPSGIIGYGSVTVVDLSNNQFSGVIPLNGTCDSLKHLKLSRNFLTGEIPSQIGKCRNLRTLLVDGNILEGRIPSEIGQIVELRVLDVSRNSLTGRVPKELANCVKLSVFVLTDLFEDRDDGGFDDGFRGEFNAFVGNIPHQVLLLPSLRVLWAPRANLGGRLPSGWSELCSLRVLNLVQNYVTGVLPESLGMCRNLSFLDLSSNNLVGYLPSLQLRVPCMVYFNVSRNNISGTLKGFRKESCGVSALDPSFLELDGFSDDEYFNLPVWRFRKNAFVGSGFEENNTIVVSHDFSWNSFVGSLPSFSLGDNLFSANRKVSYALSLNNNRFSGTLPDQLVSNCNELKTLSVNLSVNQLSGGNFQTSVLECLKLTDFEAAYNQIDGSIGPAIGGLVMLQHLDLSGNKLSGSLPNQFGNLQNMKRMHLGGNNLTGEIPTQLGQLTSLAVLNLSHNALVGTIPASLSNAKSFEILLVDHNKLSGEIPLTFSTLTNLVQLDVSFNNLSGHIPRLQHPSDCDCYKGNAHLHPCPDPYSDSPASLPVPLEIQHHTHRGRKLRTLVIVVVASASVVLCTLLGIVLVIFSGRSKFGRLSSIRRRQVVTFQDVPTELNYDSVATATGNFSIRHLIGTGGFGSTYKAELSPGFLVAIKRLSIGRFQGIQQFETEIRTLGRIRHKNLVTLIGYYVGKAEMFLIYNYLSGGNLEAFIHDRSGKNVQWPVIYKIAKDIAEALAFLHYSCVPRIVHRDIKPSNILLDEDHNAYLSDFGLARLLEVTETHATTDVAGTFGYVAPEYATTCRVSDKADVYSFGVVLLELMSGRKSLDPSFSEYGNGFNIVPWAELLMTEGRCSELFSSTLWEVGPKEKLLGLLKLALTCTEETLSIRPSMKQVLEKLKYLKS is encoded by the coding sequence ATGgatcttctctttcttcttcagtGCCTTCTCTTCTTCACTTCGCATCACGCAAATGCTCTCAATGCTTCAATTCCTCTCGACGCATTGTCACTTCTCTCTTTTAAAAGCTTCGTCTCTTCCGACCCTTCCAACATCCTCGCCGGTTGGACCAACCGCTCCTCCTCCAATCTCTGCCGATGGCACTCCGTCGCGTGTGGTGTCGCAGGGGGCCTCTCTGACCGAGTCACTTCCCTCAATGTCACCGGTCTCGACGGCGGCCTGTTGTCGCCCTCCGTCGGCGACTTGTCTGAGCTCCGCGTGCTGTCCCTCGTCGGGAACATGTTCTCCGGCGAGATTCCTGCTACCGTTGGGAACCTTCGGTTTCTCGAGGTCCTCGAACTGCAAGGGAACAACTTTTCAGGGAGAGTCCCGACCCAGATGAGTTTTACTTTTCTTCAGTCTCTTAAACTTGTTAATCTCTCTGGTAATGCCTTCTCTGGTTCGATTCCGAGTGGGATTATTGGCTATGGGAGTGTGACAGTCGTTGATTTGTCGAATAATCAGTTTTCTGGTGTGATTCCTCTGAATGGTACTTGTGATTCGTTGAAGCATTTGAAGTTGTCTCGTAACTTTTTGACTGGGGAGATTCCATCCCAAATTGGCAAATGTAGAAACTTGAGGACCCTTTTGGTTGATGGGAACATCTTGGAAGGTAGAATCCCTTCTGAGATTGGCCAAATTGTTGAACTGAGAGTTCTGGATGTTTCTAGAAACTCACTGACTGGAAGGGTCCCTAAGGAGTTGGCTAATTGTGTGAAACTGTCTGTGTTTGTGCTTACTGATTTGTTTGAGGATCGTGATGATGGAGGATTCGATGATGGCTTTAGAGGAGAGTTTAATGCCTTTGTTGGGAACATACCTCATCAGGTGTTGCTGCTTCCAAGTCTGAGGGTGCTGTGGGCGCCAAGGGCAAATCTTGGTGGACGGTTGCCTAGTGGCTGGTCGGAGTTGTGCTCTCTGAGGGTGCTCAATTTGGTGCAGAATTATGTTACCGGTGTCTTGCCTGAGAGTTTGGGGATGTGTAGGAATTTGAGTTTCTTGGACTTGAGTTCTAATAATTTGGTGGGGTATTTGCCTTCATTGCAGCTTCGTGTTCCTTGTATGGTGTACTTTAATGTCAGCAGAAACAATATATCTGGCACTCTTAAAGGATTTAGGAAAGAAAGTTGCGGTGTGAGTGCACTAGACCCTTCATTTCTAGAATTGGATGGTTTTAGTGATGATGAATACTTTAATTTACCTGTTTGGAGGTTTCGAAAGAATGCTTTCGTTGGATCTGGTTTTGAGGAGAATAACACTATTGTTGTTAGCCATGATTTCAGTTGGAATAGTTTTGTGGGATCCTTGCCTTCGTTCTCTCTTGGAGATAATCTTTTTAGTGCTAATCGTAAAGTCTCCTATGCGCTGTCTCTCAATAATAATAGGTTCAGTGGAACTCTACCGGACCAGTTAGTTTCAAACTGTAACGAGCTCAAGACATTGTCAGTTAACTTGAGTGTGAACCAACTATCGGGTGGGAATTTCCAAACGTCGGTTTTGGAGTGCCTAAAGTTGACAGATTTTGAAGCAGCATACAACCAGATTGATGGGTCGATTGGACCAGCTATAGGTGGCTTGGTGATGCTTCAGCATCTTGATTTAAGTGGGAACAAGCTATCTGGATCACTGCCAAATCAGTTTGGAAACCTTCAAAACATGAAACGGATGCATCTGGGAGGAAACAATCTAACAGGGGAAATTCCTACCCAACTTGGCCAATTGACTTCCCTTGCTGTTTTGAATTTGTCTCACAATGCTCTAGTTGGAACAATACCTGCGAGTTTGTCAAATGCcaaaagttttgaaattctgttggTGGACCACAACAAACTTTCTGGGGAAATACCTTTAACTTTTTCTACTCTTACCAATCTTGTGCAGCTAGATGTTTCTTTTAACAATCTTTCTGGTCACATTCCTCGTCTTCAACACCCAAGTGACTGTGATTGCTACAAAGGAAATGCGCACTTGCATCCTTGCCCTGATCCATATTCTGACTCACCTGCTTCTCTTCCCGTCCCCCTTGAAATCCAGCATCATACTCATAGAGGGAGAAAATTAAGGACATTGGTTATTGTTGTGGTAGCTTCTGCTTCTGTGGTGCTGTGCACTCTTCTGGGAATAGTATTGGTAATCTTTTCTGGTAGGAGTAAATTTGGTCGGCTTAGCAGTATAAGGAGGCGACAGGTAGTGACCTTTCAAGATGTTCCAACTGAATTGAACTATGACAGTGTGGCCACAGCTACTGGAAACTTCAGCATCCGGCATCTAATTGGAACAGGCGGCTTTGGGTCAACATACAAGGCAGAACTGTCCCCAGGTTTTCTTGTTGCCATAAAAAGGTTGTCCATAGGTAGGTTTCAAGGCATTCAACAGTTTGAAACGGAAATAAGGACACTGGGAAGAATTCGACACAAGAATCTTGTGACTCTTATTGGATATTATGTAGGGAAGGCTGAAATGTTCTTAATTTACAACTACCTTTCCGGAGGGAACCTTGAAGCTTTCATACATGACAGGTCAGGGAAGAATGTTCAGTGGCCAGTTATTTACAAAATAGCAAAAGACATAGCAGAGGCCCTTGCTTTCCTTCACTACTCATGTGTTCCTCGGATTGTTCACCGAGATATCAAACCTAGCAACATTTTACTTGATGAAGATCATAATGCCTACCTGTCAGATTTTGGCTTGGCACGACTGCTTGAGGTAACTGAGACCCATGCCACCACTGATGTTGCAGGCACATTTGGTTACGTTGCACCAGAATATGCCACCACTTGCAGGGTTTCTGACAAAGCCGATGTCTACAGCTTTGGTGTGGTGTTATTAGAATTGATGTCTGGAAGAAAGTCACTTGATCCATCTTTTTCTGAGTATGGAAATGGATTCAACATTGTACCATGGGCAGAGCTACTAATGACCGAAGGCCGTTGTTCTGAGCTATTTTCATCTACTTTATGGGAAGTAGGGCCTAAGGAAAAATTGTTGGGCCTTTTAAAGCTTGCATTAACATGCACAGAAGAGACTCTTTCTATTCGACCGTCAATGAAACAGGTTCTtgagaaattgaaatatttgaaaagttgA
- the LOC106753666 gene encoding probable leucine-rich repeat receptor-like protein kinase At5g49770 gives MSSTLAAIFGGAAGAVALVGIAILIWFCLSRQRNVSRTSETGSSDPSQVGRHGAIELPIRDTRRFEMEELSLATNSFSDKNLIGEGKFGEVYKGLLQDGMLVAIKKRRGLASQEFVDEVRYLSSIHHRNLVTLLGYCQENSLQFLIYEYVPNGSVSSHLYGGGQQSQQKLEFKLRLSIAQGAAKGLAHLHSLSPRLVHKNFKTANVLVDENFIAKVADAGLRNFLGRVDTAGSSSQVATDEIFLASEVREFRRFSEKSDVYSFGVFLLELLSGKEATASPFPDSNQNLVEWVLSNEDRGMMSYDRRLESSFTAEGMEDYIMLMIRCLDPSSERRPAMSYVETELDRILEKEMKLTTIMGEGTPYVTLGSTLFKSTT, from the exons ATGTCAAGTACTCTTGCAGCAATATTTGGAGGAGCTGCAGGAGCCGTGGCATTGGTAGGGATTGCTATACTTATATGGTTTTGTTTGTCTCGCCAGAGGAATGTTTCTAGAACTTCAGAGACAGGGTCCTCTGATCCTTCACAAG TTGGAAGACACGGTGCAATCGAGTTGCCTATACGAGACACTAGACGTTTTGAGATGGAAGAACTATCTCTGGCAACAAATAGTTTCAGTGACAAAAATTTGATTGGAGAAGGGAAATTTGGAGAGGTTTACAAGGGTTTACTTCAAGATGGGATGCTTGTAGCCATCAAAAAACGTCGTGGACTCGCCAGTCAGGAATTTGTGGATGAG GTACGCTATCTCTCATCCATTCACCACCGGAATCTCGTCACTCTTTTAGGCTACTGTCAGGAGAACAGTCTTCAGTTTCTTATATATGAATATGTGCCTAATGGAAGCGTCTCCAGTCACTTGTATG GCGGTGGTCAACAATCGCAACAGAAGCTAGAATTCAAGCTTAGGCTTTCAATAGCTCAAGGTGCAGCTAAAG GTTTGGCTCATCTTCACTCTCTGAGTCCCCGTTTGGTGCATAAGAATTTCAAAACCGCTAATGTTCTTGTGGATGAAAACTTCATTGCTAAGGTGGCAGATGCTGGACTCCGCAACTTTCTGGGGAGAGTTGACACTGCAGGCTCCTCTTCTCAAGTGGCAACAGATGAAATATTCCTTGCATCAGA GGTGAGAGAGTTCAGACGATTTTCTGAAAAGAGCGATGTATACAGCTTTGGAGTATTCTTGCTGGAATTGTTAAGCGGGAAAGAAGCAACAGCATCACCATTTCCAGACTCTAATCAGAATCTGGTTGAATGG GTGTTAAGCAATGAAGACCGTGGCATGATGTCTTATGATCGGAGATTGGAGAGTAGTTTTACAGCTGAAGGAATGGAAGATTACATCATGCTGATGATCAGATGCTTAGACCCTTCAAGTGAGAGAAGACCTGCCATGAGCTATGTGGAAACGGAACTTGATAGGATCCTAGAGAAGGAAATGAAATTGACAACAATCATGGGAGAAGGAACCCCATATGTGACTCTTGGAAGCACGTTATTCAAATCAACAACATGA
- the LOC106753796 gene encoding UPF0496 protein At3g19330 isoform X2 — translation MLECVSVPNTNASIPTPSNSQGNSTEVEESEGEEDEDASTASLNVSTEFLRAVQAPSYKEIRSIIEAPPPVHHAHDQDSHHRYVLSQLLQPDSNSVHEALAKFKPTSKLTRLVSTYFEHSETTSDFCLRLLLTIIRARDLYAPLSRLLSVLPADGPPLSQAQCDRAYDLFLQFDSQENPFLLSHLHQLRDSFSHLKGDIQRDLRRCHSRIRMFGHATVGCAVISVAVIAAVAVVAVHAAIGFTAVAATPFCVPRQKRRELVRLKQLEAAENGTLVVNDINTIDSLVDRLQTAVEADKAFVRIALERGRERHPIQQVLKELTKNQPVLEHLLGDLEQHIYFCFYSVNKARYALLKEICNHQNL, via the exons ATGCTGGAATGCGTTTCAGTCCCCAACACCAACGCTTCTATTCCCACACCTTCCAATTCTCAAG GGAACTCCACCGAGGTAGAAGAATCggaaggagaagaagatgaggACGCTTCCACCGCAAGCTTAAACGTGTCCACCGAATTCCTCCGCGCCGTGCAGGCCCCCTCCTACAAGGAGATCCGCTCCATCATCGAAGCCCCTCCGCCTGTCCACCACGCCCACGACCAAGACTCACACCACCGCTACGTCCTATCTCAGCTCCTCCAACCTGACTCCAACAGCGTTCATGAAGCCCTCGCCAAGTTCAAACCTACCAGCAAACTCACGCGTCTCGTCTCCACCTACTTTGAACACAGCGAAACCACCTCTGACTTCTGTCTCCGCCTCCTCCTCACCATCATCCGCGCGCGCGACCTATACGCGCCACTCTCCCGCCTCCTCTCCGTCCTCCCCGCCGATGGGCCGCCGCTCTCCCAGGCCCAGTGCGACCGCGCCTACGATCTCTTCCTCCAATTCGACAGCCAGGAGAACCCCTTCCTGCTCTCCCACCTCCACCAGCTCCGCGACAGCTTCTCCCACCTGAAGGGCGACATCCAGCGCGACCTCCGCAGGTGCCACTCTAGAATCCGTATGTTTGGCCACGCCACCGTCGGGTGCGCCGTTATTTCCGTCGCCGTAATTGCCGCCGTCGCCGTCGTCGCCGTCCATGCAGCAATAGGTTTCACTGCCGTAGCCGCGACTCCGTTTTGTGTTCCCCGGCAGAAGAGGAGGGAGCTTGTGAGGTTGAAGCAGCTTGAGGCTGCGGAGAATGGAACTCTTGTGGTGAATGACATCAACACCATTGATAGCCTAGTTGATCGGCTTCAAACCGCGGTGGAAGCTGATAAGGCTTTCGTTCGGATTGCGTTGGAGAGGGGAAGGGAGAGGCATCCCATTCAGCAGGTGCTTAAAGAGCTTACAAAGAACCAACCTGTTTTGGAGCATTTGCTTGGGGATCTTGAGCAACATATATACTTCTGCTTTTACAGTGTTAACAAGGCCAGATATGCCCTTCTCAAAGAGATATGCAATCATCAAAATCTATA G
- the LOC106753796 gene encoding UPF0496 protein At3g19330 isoform X1 yields the protein MLECVSVPNTNASIPTPSNSQGNSTEVEESEGEEDEDASTASLNVSTEFLRAVQAPSYKEIRSIIEAPPPVHHAHDQDSHHRYVLSQLLQPDSNSVHEALAKFKPTSKLTRLVSTYFEHSETTSDFCLRLLLTIIRARDLYAPLSRLLSVLPADGPPLSQAQCDRAYDLFLQFDSQENPFLLSHLHQLRDSFSHLKGDIQRDLRRCHSRIRMFGHATVGCAVISVAVIAAVAVVAVHAAIGFTAVAATPFCVPRQKRRELVRLKQLEAAENGTLVVNDINTIDSLVDRLQTAVEADKAFVRIALERGRERHPIQQVLKELTKNQPVLEHLLGDLEQHIYFCFYSVNKARYALLKEICNHQNLYC from the exons ATGCTGGAATGCGTTTCAGTCCCCAACACCAACGCTTCTATTCCCACACCTTCCAATTCTCAAG GGAACTCCACCGAGGTAGAAGAATCggaaggagaagaagatgaggACGCTTCCACCGCAAGCTTAAACGTGTCCACCGAATTCCTCCGCGCCGTGCAGGCCCCCTCCTACAAGGAGATCCGCTCCATCATCGAAGCCCCTCCGCCTGTCCACCACGCCCACGACCAAGACTCACACCACCGCTACGTCCTATCTCAGCTCCTCCAACCTGACTCCAACAGCGTTCATGAAGCCCTCGCCAAGTTCAAACCTACCAGCAAACTCACGCGTCTCGTCTCCACCTACTTTGAACACAGCGAAACCACCTCTGACTTCTGTCTCCGCCTCCTCCTCACCATCATCCGCGCGCGCGACCTATACGCGCCACTCTCCCGCCTCCTCTCCGTCCTCCCCGCCGATGGGCCGCCGCTCTCCCAGGCCCAGTGCGACCGCGCCTACGATCTCTTCCTCCAATTCGACAGCCAGGAGAACCCCTTCCTGCTCTCCCACCTCCACCAGCTCCGCGACAGCTTCTCCCACCTGAAGGGCGACATCCAGCGCGACCTCCGCAGGTGCCACTCTAGAATCCGTATGTTTGGCCACGCCACCGTCGGGTGCGCCGTTATTTCCGTCGCCGTAATTGCCGCCGTCGCCGTCGTCGCCGTCCATGCAGCAATAGGTTTCACTGCCGTAGCCGCGACTCCGTTTTGTGTTCCCCGGCAGAAGAGGAGGGAGCTTGTGAGGTTGAAGCAGCTTGAGGCTGCGGAGAATGGAACTCTTGTGGTGAATGACATCAACACCATTGATAGCCTAGTTGATCGGCTTCAAACCGCGGTGGAAGCTGATAAGGCTTTCGTTCGGATTGCGTTGGAGAGGGGAAGGGAGAGGCATCCCATTCAGCAGGTGCTTAAAGAGCTTACAAAGAACCAACCTGTTTTGGAGCATTTGCTTGGGGATCTTGAGCAACATATATACTTCTGCTTTTACAGTGTTAACAAGGCCAGATATGCCCTTCTCAAAGAGATATGCAATCATCAAAATCTATA TTGCTGA